In Phycisphaeraceae bacterium, one DNA window encodes the following:
- a CDS encoding deoxyhypusine synthase family protein, with protein sequence MPTATTTRRTRTARPSSRPKSASAERGRAGAGVIRAFMREHFRHFNAATVIDAADGYIRHLDKGGRMLVTLAGAMSTAELGRSLAEMIRRDKVHMICCTGANLEEDIFNLVAHTHYERVPHWRELPVTEETKLYKRHLNRVTDTCIPEEEAIRRLERAVLDEWVRADRAGERYFPHEFFYRILLSGKLKKFYDTDPANSWLLAAAERQLPIIVPGWEDSTLGNIYAAHCIEGDVKHVHTVRSGIEYMMELAEIYERTAPKNPIGFFQIGGGIAGDFPICVVPMLHQDLRRTKVPLWGYFCQIGDSTTSYGSYSGASPNEKITWGKLAPTTPRFMIESDATIVAPLIFAYVMGM encoded by the coding sequence ATGCCGACCGCCACGACCACGCGCCGAACCCGCACCGCCCGCCCCAGTTCCCGACCGAAGAGCGCCTCCGCCGAGCGCGGCCGCGCCGGTGCAGGCGTCATCCGCGCCTTCATGCGCGAGCACTTCCGTCACTTCAATGCCGCCACGGTGATTGACGCGGCGGACGGATACATCCGGCACCTCGACAAGGGCGGGCGCATGCTCGTCACGCTCGCCGGCGCCATGAGCACGGCGGAACTCGGGCGTTCGCTCGCGGAGATGATCCGACGCGACAAGGTGCACATGATCTGCTGCACCGGGGCCAACCTGGAAGAGGACATCTTCAACCTGGTGGCCCACACCCACTATGAGCGCGTGCCCCACTGGCGCGAACTCCCGGTGACCGAGGAGACGAAGCTTTACAAGCGCCACTTGAACCGCGTCACCGATACCTGCATCCCCGAGGAGGAGGCGATTCGACGACTGGAGCGCGCGGTCCTCGATGAGTGGGTGCGGGCGGATCGCGCGGGTGAACGCTACTTCCCGCACGAGTTCTTCTATCGCATCCTGCTCTCGGGCAAGCTCAAGAAGTTCTACGACACTGATCCCGCAAACTCCTGGCTCCTGGCCGCCGCGGAGCGCCAGTTGCCGATCATCGTGCCGGGGTGGGAGGACAGCACGCTTGGCAACATCTATGCGGCCCATTGCATCGAGGGCGATGTCAAGCATGTGCACACCGTGCGAAGTGGCATCGAGTACATGATGGAGCTCGCGGAGATCTACGAGCGGACCGCTCCGAAGAACCCGATCGGCTTCTTTCAGATTGGCGGCGGCATCGCCGGTGACTTCCCCATCTGTGTCGTGCCCATGTTGCACCAGGACCTGCGCCGCACGAAGGTGCCGCTCTGGGGCTACTTCTGCCAGATCGGCGATTCAACGACAAGCTACGGCAGCTACTCGGGCGCCAGTCCCAATGAAAAGATCACCTGGGGGAAGCTCGCTCCGACCACGCCGCGTTTCATGATCGAGAGCGACGCGACCATCGTGGCCCCGCTCATCTTCGCCTATGTGATGGGGATGTAG
- the speA gene encoding biosynthetic arginine decarboxylase, which translates to MTTHHVPSTEPQAGSAAAGSAQRQRSPRNGIEPGWTVEDSIDLYNMRGWGKGFFDANERGHVVVRPTRQPGREIDLFEVVKGIQDRGLKTPVLLHFSDLLSRRLNDLHDAFQTAIREQNFKGGYIGVYPIKVNQQRRVVEEVRQYGSPLGFGLEVGSKPELLAVLGMTSDAPERLIICNGFKEERYIEFVTLAGKLGRTIIPVIENLTELKLIVELAERYMIMPRIGVRVNLSAPGAGRWRHSSGAKAKFGLSLSEVLEVLDFLKSRGMQDCLQLLHCHMGSQIHDIRQVNAGVSELARVYVQLAKLGAGMKYIDVGGGLGIDYDGTQSSFEFSTNYTLPEYATNVVYKIMSICDEEGVAHPTIVTESGRAMVAQQSVLVFDVLGANRLDRFTVPAELPAAPKGDELPRPLIELFDVYRNVSERRLLEHYHDILDARDEAMRSFSLGYMSLEHRALCDRIFWATAAKIRDKVRELEEVPEELDDLESVLSDTYFCNLSIFQSLPDIWAIHQLFPIVPIHRLSERPTRRATLADITCDSDGRIDRFVDDHDIKRFVELHDFREGEEYLLGAFLVGAYQETLGDLHNLFGDTHAAHVKLDEHGQWWIDEIIEGDSVREVLSYVQYDVNKLLAEIRRECERAVRTKQMSVAESAQLVRAYESGLAGYTYLEKRD; encoded by the coding sequence ATGACAACGCACCATGTTCCCTCGACCGAACCGCAGGCCGGCAGCGCTGCGGCGGGTTCAGCGCAGCGCCAGCGCTCGCCTCGAAATGGCATCGAGCCCGGCTGGACCGTCGAGGACTCGATCGACCTTTACAACATGCGCGGCTGGGGCAAGGGATTCTTCGACGCGAACGAGCGCGGGCATGTCGTGGTTCGGCCGACGCGTCAGCCGGGGCGCGAGATCGATCTCTTCGAAGTGGTCAAGGGAATCCAGGATCGCGGTCTCAAGACGCCGGTGCTCCTGCACTTCTCCGACCTGCTCTCGCGGCGACTGAACGATCTGCACGACGCATTTCAGACGGCCATTCGCGAGCAGAACTTCAAGGGGGGCTACATCGGCGTCTATCCGATCAAGGTGAATCAGCAGCGCCGCGTGGTGGAAGAGGTGCGGCAGTATGGCAGCCCGCTGGGCTTCGGACTCGAAGTGGGAAGCAAGCCGGAACTGCTCGCCGTGCTGGGCATGACGAGCGATGCTCCCGAGCGCCTCATCATCTGCAACGGCTTCAAGGAGGAGCGCTACATCGAGTTCGTCACGCTGGCTGGAAAGCTCGGGCGTACCATCATTCCGGTCATCGAGAATCTCACTGAGCTCAAGCTCATCGTGGAGCTCGCCGAGCGTTACATGATCATGCCTCGCATCGGCGTGCGCGTGAACCTCTCGGCCCCGGGAGCGGGACGCTGGCGCCACAGTTCCGGCGCCAAGGCGAAGTTCGGCCTCTCCCTGAGCGAAGTGCTCGAGGTGCTCGACTTCCTCAAGAGCCGCGGGATGCAGGATTGCCTTCAGCTCCTGCACTGCCACATGGGCAGCCAGATTCACGACATTCGTCAGGTCAACGCGGGAGTGAGCGAGCTCGCCCGCGTCTATGTGCAGCTCGCCAAGCTCGGGGCAGGCATGAAGTACATCGATGTCGGGGGGGGCCTCGGCATCGACTACGACGGGACTCAGTCGAGCTTCGAGTTCTCGACCAACTACACGCTGCCTGAGTACGCGACGAATGTTGTCTACAAGATCATGTCGATCTGCGACGAGGAGGGGGTGGCGCATCCCACGATCGTGACCGAGAGCGGCCGCGCGATGGTCGCCCAGCAGAGCGTGCTCGTCTTCGATGTGCTCGGTGCGAATCGGCTCGATCGCTTCACGGTGCCTGCGGAGCTCCCTGCGGCGCCGAAGGGCGATGAACTGCCGCGACCGCTCATCGAGCTCTTCGATGTCTATCGCAATGTCTCGGAGCGAAGGCTTCTCGAGCACTACCACGACATTCTCGACGCCCGCGACGAGGCGATGCGCTCGTTCTCGCTGGGGTACATGTCACTGGAGCACCGCGCCCTCTGCGACCGCATCTTCTGGGCCACGGCGGCCAAGATCCGCGACAAGGTGCGCGAGCTCGAGGAGGTTCCCGAGGAGCTCGACGACCTCGAGAGTGTTCTGAGCGACACCTACTTCTGCAATCTCTCGATCTTCCAGAGCCTTCCCGACATCTGGGCCATTCACCAGCTCTTCCCGATCGTGCCGATTCACCGCCTGTCCGAGCGGCCGACTCGACGCGCGACGCTCGCCGACATCACCTGCGACTCCGACGGCCGCATCGATCGATTCGTCGACGATCACGACATCAAGCGCTTCGTCGAGCTGCACGACTTCCGCGAGGGCGAGGAGTATCTGCTGGGCGCCTTCCTGGTGGGCGCCTATCAGGAGACGCTCGGCGATCTCCACAACCTCTTCGGCGACACGCATGCGGCGCATGTCAAGCTCGACGAGCATGGGCAGTGGTGGATCGACGAGATCATCGAGGGTGACTCGGTCCGCGAAGTGCTCAGCTATGTTCAATACGATGTGAACAAGCTGCTTGCGGAGATTCGTCGCGAGTGCGAACGGGCCGTGCGCACCAAGCAGATGAGCGTCGCCGAGAGCGCCCAGCTCGTTCGGGCCTACGAGAGCGGGCTCGCGGGCTACACCTACCTTGAAAAGCGCGATTGA
- a CDS encoding Hsp70 family protein — MSERGPCVGIDLGTTHSLVAICDERGPRALSDSEGRSLLPSVVRFESGQAPLVGWPARDDPDPPPESVTIASSKRFMGRSESESRALAADLRLALAEGPRGIAAFATPDGVRTPQEVAARILDALRTIAERELGATVRRAVITVPAYFDDAQRKATRDAARLAGLEVERIVNEPTAAALAYGLDRRQGETVAVFDLGGGTFDISLLRIEHGAEDGALFEVLSTAGDTRLGGDDFDRALESLVPGASEASPAEARRLRREAERVKRLLSEMDEALFRSGLGKNGEEVVIRREDFERAVEPLLERVAQCCRRALEDAGRPAIDRVVMVGGMTRMPAVRRTAAGLFGIEPYIALDPDQVVALGAAVQAAIVDGARRDLLLLDVIPLSLGIETRGGGVAKLLMRNSTVPTRAVERFSTSVDGQTSVLIHVLQGERELVRDCRSIARFDLRGIPPMPAGIPQIEVEFLVDENGVLTVSAVERRSGRRAGVQVVPSCGLTADEVEQMEVESVLHARDDMRRHRLIDLAVNARLDLKWIADALDRVRSRLEPAYLAQLEQAMTEVQSLVDAVERGSLETVDPDRLHQAKEALDRTSVRMHEIAITESLRDA; from the coding sequence GTGAGTGAGCGAGGTCCGTGCGTCGGCATCGATCTCGGCACGACTCATTCGCTGGTGGCGATCTGCGATGAGCGCGGCCCGCGTGCGCTGAGCGATTCGGAAGGCCGCTCGCTGCTGCCATCGGTCGTGCGATTCGAATCGGGCCAGGCGCCGCTGGTCGGGTGGCCAGCACGCGACGACCCCGATCCGCCGCCCGAGAGCGTCACGATCGCCAGTTCCAAGCGCTTCATGGGGCGCAGCGAATCGGAGAGCCGCGCCCTTGCGGCGGATCTTCGATTGGCCCTTGCGGAGGGACCTCGTGGAATCGCCGCGTTCGCCACGCCCGACGGCGTTCGGACACCGCAGGAAGTGGCGGCGCGCATTCTTGACGCGCTGCGGACGATCGCCGAGCGGGAACTCGGCGCGACGGTTCGGCGCGCGGTGATCACGGTCCCTGCGTACTTCGATGACGCGCAGCGAAAGGCGACGCGCGATGCGGCACGGCTGGCGGGTCTCGAGGTCGAGCGCATCGTCAACGAGCCCACGGCGGCGGCGCTCGCCTATGGGCTCGATCGTCGGCAGGGGGAGACCGTCGCGGTCTTCGACCTCGGCGGCGGGACCTTCGACATTTCTCTGCTGCGCATTGAACATGGGGCCGAGGATGGCGCGCTCTTCGAAGTGCTTTCGACCGCAGGTGACACGCGCCTTGGCGGCGATGACTTCGACCGCGCGCTTGAGTCACTTGTGCCCGGTGCAAGCGAGGCGAGTCCGGCCGAGGCTCGCAGGCTGCGGCGCGAGGCGGAGCGTGTCAAGCGACTCCTTTCGGAGATGGACGAAGCGCTCTTTCGATCGGGACTTGGGAAGAACGGCGAGGAAGTCGTCATTCGCCGGGAGGACTTTGAGAGAGCGGTCGAGCCGCTGCTTGAGCGCGTGGCGCAGTGCTGTCGCCGTGCCCTCGAAGACGCGGGCAGGCCTGCCATCGATCGCGTCGTCATGGTGGGCGGCATGACGCGCATGCCTGCGGTCCGCCGCACCGCGGCAGGGCTCTTCGGGATCGAACCTTACATCGCGCTCGATCCCGACCAGGTCGTGGCGCTCGGTGCGGCGGTGCAGGCTGCGATCGTTGACGGCGCGCGGCGCGATCTTCTGCTGCTCGATGTCATTCCGCTCTCGCTCGGCATCGAGACGCGCGGCGGGGGAGTCGCGAAACTTCTGATGCGAAACAGCACGGTGCCCACCCGCGCCGTCGAGCGCTTCTCGACGAGCGTCGACGGCCAGACCTCCGTCCTGATCCATGTCCTTCAGGGCGAGCGGGAACTGGTCCGTGATTGCCGGTCGATCGCTCGCTTCGATCTGCGAGGCATTCCGCCCATGCCCGCGGGCATTCCGCAGATCGAGGTCGAGTTCCTCGTCGATGAGAATGGCGTGCTCACCGTCAGCGCGGTGGAGCGTCGAAGCGGGCGCCGCGCCGGGGTCCAGGTGGTTCCGAGTTGCGGCCTGACTGCTGATGAAGTGGAACAGATGGAGGTCGAGAGCGTGCTCCACGCCAGGGATGACATGCGAAGGCATCGGCTGATCGATCTCGCGGTCAACGCTCGGCTCGACCTCAAGTGGATCGCCGATGCGCTCGATCGCGTCCGATCGCGCCTTGAGCCGGCGTATCTCGCGCAGCTTGAACAGGCCATGACCGAAGTTCAGTCGCTGGTTGACGCGGTGGAGCGCGGAAGCCTTGAGACGGTCGATCCCGATCGATTGCACCAAGCGAAGGAGGCGCTCGACCGGACCAGCGTGCGGATGCACGAGATCGCGATCACCGAAAGCCTGCGCGACGCCTGA
- the pheT gene encoding phenylalanine--tRNA ligase subunit beta, with protein MRTSVAWINDYLEPNADADEQASVLTRVGLAFDGREPLDDGDTAQEIETTSNRGDCLCHLGLAREIAAATGRRLKTPGATISGGPRRASDSVRVTVEDTVGCPRYTARIIRGVRVAPSPEWMQRRLRAIGQIPRNNLVDCTNFVLFEMGQPTHVFDLAALRGGEIRVRRAKAGERFLPLGEGAHALTLVPEDLVIADGERPVALAGVKGGAETAVTAQTVDVLLEAATFDGPLVRAMSRRHRVTSDSAYRFQRGVHPMDIDAAAARLAALILETAGGTLELGVVEAGAPAPATRTVSIRPARARSLLGIDLGTGRMLELLEALELAPVERGDRIECTIPPRRIDIEREVDLIEELARTHGLDALPVQERIEVRPSATQPFIMAKRAVRAMLVGAGAVETVTHTLISERLAAAFLPPQHAPLRVDDERAGGEPILRPSVIPSLLQVRKRNADAGVSPLDLFEFGSAFHLEGTEHREREVLGMVLDAGEPGRPLTESTATAGFRRLRGVVERLATRLLGSGVRVEVRAEHADAISPAPALAPAAAILWNGERVGVAGIVTAAVQQACGLDVAVVAAELEIRRFMDNYPAEVIAQPMPAFPAIERDLSILVDEGTPWEALARTVIEAKAPRFESLAFVGTYRGAQTAGRKSVTMRLHFRDPARTMKREEADGAVATIVAALSRDHRAELRA; from the coding sequence ATGCGAACGAGCGTCGCCTGGATCAACGACTACCTCGAACCGAACGCCGATGCCGACGAGCAGGCGAGCGTGCTGACCCGGGTCGGTCTCGCCTTCGATGGCCGGGAACCGCTCGATGACGGCGATACGGCGCAGGAGATCGAGACCACCAGCAATCGAGGAGATTGTCTCTGCCACCTCGGCCTCGCTCGTGAGATAGCCGCCGCGACGGGACGACGACTGAAGACACCGGGTGCCACCATCTCCGGTGGTCCCCGCCGGGCCTCCGACAGCGTGCGCGTCACGGTCGAAGACACCGTCGGCTGTCCGCGGTACACGGCCCGCATCATCCGGGGCGTTCGAGTGGCACCCAGCCCCGAGTGGATGCAGCGACGGCTCCGCGCCATCGGCCAGATTCCGCGCAACAACTTGGTGGACTGCACCAACTTCGTGCTCTTCGAGATGGGGCAGCCGACCCATGTCTTTGATCTCGCCGCGCTTCGAGGTGGCGAAATCAGGGTCCGCCGAGCGAAGGCTGGCGAGCGCTTTCTTCCCCTGGGAGAGGGTGCGCATGCACTCACCCTCGTTCCTGAGGATCTCGTGATTGCCGATGGGGAGCGCCCCGTAGCACTCGCCGGCGTGAAAGGCGGTGCCGAGACCGCGGTGACCGCGCAGACTGTGGATGTGCTTCTTGAAGCCGCGACCTTCGACGGTCCGCTGGTCCGCGCAATGTCGCGTCGCCATCGGGTCACAAGCGACTCCGCCTATCGCTTCCAGCGCGGGGTCCATCCGATGGACATCGATGCCGCCGCGGCGCGGCTTGCGGCGTTGATCTTGGAGACGGCCGGTGGAACGCTCGAACTCGGGGTGGTCGAGGCGGGCGCGCCAGCACCGGCGACCCGAACGGTGTCCATCCGCCCGGCCCGGGCGAGATCCCTGCTGGGGATCGACCTTGGCACGGGCCGGATGCTGGAACTGCTCGAAGCGCTCGAACTCGCACCGGTCGAGCGAGGTGATCGAATCGAGTGCACCATTCCCCCGCGCCGCATCGACATCGAGCGGGAAGTGGACTTGATCGAGGAGCTCGCGCGCACCCACGGACTCGACGCGCTCCCCGTGCAGGAGCGGATCGAAGTTCGTCCGAGCGCAACCCAGCCGTTCATCATGGCGAAGCGCGCCGTTCGGGCGATGCTGGTCGGCGCTGGAGCTGTCGAGACCGTCACGCACACGCTGATCTCCGAGCGACTCGCGGCGGCCTTCCTCCCGCCACAGCATGCGCCGCTTCGCGTCGATGATGAGCGGGCCGGGGGCGAGCCGATCCTCCGCCCCAGCGTGATTCCCAGTCTTCTCCAGGTGCGCAAGCGCAACGCCGATGCAGGCGTCTCGCCGCTTGATCTCTTCGAGTTCGGATCGGCCTTTCACCTCGAAGGCACCGAGCATCGTGAGCGCGAGGTTCTCGGCATGGTGCTTGACGCGGGTGAACCGGGACGACCCTTGACGGAGTCGACCGCGACCGCCGGATTCCGACGATTGCGGGGCGTGGTCGAGAGACTGGCGACACGACTGCTTGGAAGCGGTGTACGCGTCGAGGTCCGAGCGGAGCATGCGGACGCAATCTCGCCTGCACCGGCGCTCGCTCCCGCCGCGGCGATTCTCTGGAACGGCGAGCGCGTGGGAGTGGCGGGCATCGTCACCGCGGCGGTGCAGCAGGCGTGCGGACTCGATGTCGCCGTAGTTGCCGCCGAACTCGAGATCCGGCGATTCATGGACAACTACCCCGCCGAGGTCATCGCGCAGCCGATGCCTGCGTTCCCGGCGATCGAGCGCGATCTCTCGATCCTCGTCGACGAGGGGACGCCATGGGAGGCGCTGGCCCGGACGGTCATCGAGGCGAAGGCGCCTCGCTTCGAATCGTTGGCGTTTGTTGGGACTTATCGCGGTGCGCAGACCGCGGGGCGCAAGAGCGTCACGATGCGTCTCCACTTCCGGGACCCCGCTCGCACGATGAAGCGCGAGGAGGCCGACGGCGCCGTGGCGACGATCGTCGCCGCGCTCAGCAGGGACCACCGCGCGGAGCTGCGGGCGTGA
- a CDS encoding cyclodeaminase/cyclohydrolase family protein encodes MTTSGPGHSSAAPAGVAAMTVEAFIEALAAKTPVPGGGAAAALALAQGSALAAMVVAYSLGKASLAAHQTALEEARRALEQQRRHAVQLADDDASAYARLNAAMALPKDDPTRASRIAEAARSAIVPPREILDSAAELLERVSSLVPITAPMLRSDLGVAGALAHAAAEGGALNIRANLSLLASDRESVDRASGAALARALAARASLDAALERAAARS; translated from the coding sequence GTGACCACCAGCGGGCCGGGCCACTCTTCCGCGGCACCCGCCGGAGTCGCGGCGATGACTGTCGAGGCGTTCATCGAGGCGCTCGCGGCGAAGACGCCTGTTCCGGGCGGCGGCGCCGCCGCGGCGCTCGCGCTTGCGCAAGGTTCGGCGCTCGCGGCGATGGTGGTCGCCTACTCCCTCGGCAAGGCCTCACTGGCGGCCCATCAGACGGCGCTCGAAGAGGCCCGGCGCGCGCTCGAACAGCAGCGTCGCCACGCGGTGCAACTGGCCGATGATGATGCCTCCGCCTACGCGCGTCTCAACGCGGCCATGGCGTTGCCGAAGGATGATCCAACCCGCGCGTCACGCATTGCCGAAGCGGCCCGCTCCGCAATCGTCCCACCACGGGAGATTCTCGACTCCGCAGCGGAGCTTCTCGAGCGCGTGAGCAGCCTCGTGCCGATCACCGCGCCCATGCTTCGCAGTGACCTCGGCGTGGCAGGTGCGCTCGCGCATGCCGCCGCCGAAGGAGGCGCCTTGAACATCCGCGCGAATCTCTCGCTGCTGGCGAGTGATCGGGAGAGCGTTGATCGCGCGAGCGGCGCCGCCCTCGCGCGGGCTTTGGCGGCGCGAGCATCGCTGGATGCGGCCCTTGAGCGCGCCGCGGCGCGATCGTGA